The bacterium nucleotide sequence CATCTCATAAAGAGCCATTTCGGGAGCGACCATTTTGATAACTTCGAGGTGACGATCGGCGGGCAGTTCTTTTCCGTCGTGCTTGATGGTGACTTTACCCTTCGTCGGAGCGATGATCTGGGCGAGGATTTTCATGAGAGTAGACTTACCGGAACCGTTGTGGCCGGTAATTCCGATGGAATTAGGCGTTTCTATAGTGAAGTTGATATCTTTGAGGACCTTACGGTCGCCAAAGTTCTTCTGAATTCCACTCACTTCGATGACGGTCGTCACACCTTCTCCAAGATGCCCCATATCTTATCGACAAACTTATTGATATATAAGAGAAAGTCAACCCTTTTTTGCGAAATTTTTCACAAGATGACGCCGAAACTCACCCGAAAAGATAGATTAAGTCTTGAAGTGGAGCGCCAAGCTGGACTTATAGACGACAAATCAAATCCGAATTATTGGTCCGGCTGAAAGAAGTGGGTGTGTTCGACGGTTAGCTTAAGACCTGACCCAAACGTTCCCAACGAACGCGCTCGTGAAAGTGGATGAGATTGTACCAGAAACCGCTCGGCCACGACAACGGATTCGTCCATTCGAATTTTGGTGCATCGGGATCAGGTGCCGCGCCCCACGACCAATGTACAACCAACGCCTTTCCCAGTACGAATCTCTTCGGTACAGGTCCCCAATAACGAGAGTCGTAAGAGTCGTCGCGATTGTCACCCATCATGAAGAAGTGTCCGGCTGGCACACGGTAGGGTCCGAAAAAATCGCGCCGACGGTCGATACCCGGATCATTGAATTTCTGGTGTTCGAAATGTGGAACCAAGACGCCGTCAACATACAGTTCTTTGTCGCGGACTTCCACAGATTGGCCGCCGACCGCGACGCAGCGTTTGACATAGTTGGTGGTTGAGTCTCCAGGGAATTTGAACACGACGATGTCGCCGGGTTTGGGATCACGCAATCCTTGAACGGTAATGCCTGTCAGCGGGATGTGGATTCCATAGATGAATTTGTTGGCGAGCAGGAAATCACCGACGAGAATGGTGTCTTCCATGGAGCTTGTCGGGACGTTATACGCTTCAATGACCGAGTGCTTGATAACGAGCGCCATGATGAACGCAAAGGCAAGCGATTTGACCGTACCGAAGGTAGATGCCAACACCGATTGGCGCGAATTGCGAGCACTGGTTCTGCGTGTCCTCGTTGTATCCGACATTTAGACTCCTAATTGATTGAATGAAACAGCCGGCTCCAACGGACGCGCTCCGGCAGGTGATATACATTATACGCGAGACCGCCCAAAATGGAAATAGGATTCCACCATGTTACTTGTGGAGCATCACTATCAGGTTTCCACGACCAATGAACCAACAGCGCTTTTCCGAAAATCATGTCGCGTGGAACCGTGCCCCAATAGCGAGAATCTGACGAATTGTCGCGATTGTCGCCCAAAACGAAGTAGTGACCAACCGGAATCGTGATCGGGCCGAAGTTGTCGCGCGGCTGCGATGTCCCGGTCGGAATGATG carries:
- the lepB gene encoding signal peptidase I — its product is MSDTTRTRRTSARNSRQSVLASTFGTVKSLAFAFIMALVIKHSVIEAYNVPTSSMEDTILVGDFLLANKFIYGIHIPLTGITVQGLRDPKPGDIVVFKFPGDSTTNYVKRCVAVGGQSVEVRDKELYVDGVLVPHFEHQKFNDPGIDRRRDFFGPYRVPAGHFFMMGDNRDDSYDSRYWGPVPKRFVLGKALVVHWSWGAAPDPDAPKFEWTNPLSWPSGFWYNLIHFHERVRWERLGQVLS